The following is a genomic window from Lentimicrobium sp. L6.
AGCTTCGCACTTTTTTTGAGCACTGGTAATTGTTAATAGATGTAGCTCTATATCTTCCAATAATTCATCTAGATTTTTAAGCTTTTGCAGTGGAATTTGGAGAGCAGCATTTATATATGGAACCCTCCTCATCTCTTTTAAAATTTCATTTACAGGGATTTGATAAGAGGAAAGCTTAAATAAAACAAAGAATTCAAAATGAGGATAAGCGGAAACAGCCGTGTTTTTTGAGGATTTATTGGTAAATAGATAATAATCCATACGTAAGTCTTCATCATAAAAATGATAAAATGCAAACTTGCCAATCTCTCCATTCTTATTATAAAATGGGATATCGGGCATTTTCTTAAAAAAGGTCTGAAAGTGCTTATTTAAATAGTAAGATAGCTGATAATCCTTCAGGGAAGAGGATAGCCCAATCATGAGATACTCTTCGTCAGTAGGTTGTGTTGTTTGTAATCTGATTTTCATGTTTGGCTATCTTGAAGCAAAGTTAATAATCCTAAGCATATGTAGCTTATGAAATTTAAAAAAATGAGGAAATGGATGATATCAAATAAGCAATACTTTCATTTGTAAAAAAATACCGAAATTAGCGCCTCAATAAAAACCTTAGAAATTACCTATATGAAGATAATCACCTATAATGTAAATGGAATACGAGCTGCTGTTAAAAAAGGCTTCCTTGATTGGTTAAGAGAAGAGAATCCCGATGTGGTTTGTATACAAGAAACTAAGGCCCAAGACGATCAAATACCGGTTTTTGAATTTACAGAGCTGGGTTATCATACTTATTCCTTTTCTGCACAAAAGAAAGGATAT
Proteins encoded in this region:
- a CDS encoding IPExxxVDY family protein: MKIRLQTTQPTDEEYLMIGLSSSLKDYQLSYYLNKHFQTFFKKMPDIPFYNKNGEIGKFAFYHFYDEDLRMDYYLFTNKSSKNTAVSAYPHFEFFVLFKLSSYQIPVNEILKEMRRVPYINAALQIPLQKLKNLDELLEDIELHLLTITSAQKKCEARQWLWQKCVAQNKIANFENKLI